The Neofelis nebulosa isolate mNeoNeb1 chromosome X, mNeoNeb1.pri, whole genome shotgun sequence genome has a segment encoding these proteins:
- the LOC131503049 gene encoding ferritin heavy chain-like codes for MATAPFSQVCQNYHPECEAAINSQINLELYASYVYLSVAFYFDHDDVALENVSKFFLRQSHEEKERVEKLMQLQNQRGGRIRLRDIMKPDRDNWENGLNAMECAFHLGKTVNQSLLDLHQLATDKNDAHLCSFLETNYLHKQVKVIKELGGYITSLRKMGAPEDGLAEYLFDKLTLGNSDKH; via the coding sequence ATGGCCACCGCGCCGTTCTCTCAAGTGTGCCAGAACTACCACCCCGAATGCGAGGCCGCCATCAACAGCCAGATCAACCTGGAGCTCTACGCCTCCTACGTGTACCTGTCGGTGGCTTTCTATTTCGACCATGACGACGTGGCCCTGGAGAACGTCTCCAAGTTCTTCCTGCGCCAGTCCCACGAGGAGAAGGAGCGTGTCGAGAAGCTGATGCAGCTGCAGAACCAGCGTGGGGGCCGCATCCGCCTCCGCGACATCATGAAGCCTGACCGCGACAACTGGGAGAACGGCCTCAACGCCATGGAGTGCGCCTTTCACCTGGGGAAGACCGTGAACCAGAGCCTGCTCGACCTGCACCAGCTGGCCACCGACAAGAACGACGCCCATCTGTGCAGCTTCCTGGAGACCAACTACCTGCACAAGCAAGTCAAGGTCATCAAAGAGCTGGGGGGCTACATCACCAGCCTGCGCAAGATGGGGGCCCCGGAAGATGGCTTGGCAGAGTACCTCTTTGACAAGCTCACCCTGGGCAACAGCGACAAGCACTGA